One Plasmodium vinckei vinckei genome assembly, chromosome: PVVCY_09 genomic region harbors:
- a CDS encoding deubiquinating/deneddylating enzyme, putative, protein MQSENDSIGEWCLIESNPCIFYEMLKQMGAKDISAEDVYDLDYFDNYINNKDEITIENILSIQEYRNEKEKEVGLEAVMGTEPYINDTDLEDKYNKLLNNFSHVYGIIFLFNIGKTYDRKRYKEHNVPENLFFARQVIPNACATQAILSIIFNKNIKLNENIENIKTFSTNFDSTMKGLTLSNCNFLRNIHNSFKTPIYIENDDFYHDKKKESNAFHFVSYIEFEKSVYLLDGLQDGPILITDENSDEQTGLANDWISIARNHIKKDINIMSTSEEDTENRFNIITIIKDKQSIIEEYINIHRVLKQRANIKLVSLGENIELHDEINEDDYSFSNKIPSIDQLPSDIEKLHNISNKSSIEINYLEKLLTKEIEIKASWDKERTFKFFNFYPFIISSINLMAKHKILKPSYEKEKQKRST, encoded by the coding sequence ATGCAAAGTGAAAATGATAGCATCGGGGAGTGGTGCTTGATCGAAAGTAACCCctgcatattttatgaaatgCTAAAGCAGATGGGAGCAAAAGATATATCAGCAGAGGATGTATATGATTTagattattttgataattatataaataacaaagatgaaataaccattgaaaatatattaagtaTACAAGAGTACAggaatgaaaaagaaaaagaagtaGGTTTAGAAGCAGTAATGGGGACAGAaccatatataaatgatacaGATTTAgaagataaatataataaacttttaaataatttttctcatgtatatggaataatatttttatttaatattggCAAAACTTATGATcgaaaaagatataaagaACATAATGTACctgaaaatttattttttgctaGACAGGTTATTCCGAATGCATGTGCAACACAAGCTATATTATCGATAATATTTAacaagaatataaaattaaatgaaaatatagaaaatataaaaacatttagCACAAATTTTGATAGTACTATGAAAGGATTAACATTATCTAATTGTAACTTTTTACGAAATATTCACAATTCTTTTAAAACTCcgatatatatagaaaatgatgattTCTATcatgacaaaaaaaaagaatcaAATGCATTCCATTTTGTATCATATAttgaatttgaaaaaagtgTATATCTATTAGATGGTTTGCAAGATGGTCCAATCTTAATTACGGATGAAAATTCTGATGAACAAACAGGACTAGCTAATGATTGGATAAGCATAGCAAGGAaccatataaaaaaagatataaacaTTATGAGCACCTCTGAAGAAGATACAGAAAACagatttaatattataacaataataaaggATAAACAATCTATAATAgaggaatatataaatatccaTAGAGTATTAAAACAAAGAGCAAATATTAAACTAGTAAGTTTAGgagaaaatatagaattaCATGACgaaataaatgaagatgattattctttttcaaataaaattccTAGTATTGATCAACTTCCATCTGATATTGAGAAATTgcataatatttcaaacAAATCATCAATcgaaattaattatttagaaAAACTTTTGACTAAAGAAATAGAAATTAAAGCTTCTTGGGATAAAGAACGAactttcaaattttttaatttctatCCTTTCATAATATCgtcaataaatttaatggcaaaacataaaattttgaaacCATCCTacgaaaaagaaaaacaaaaacgAAGCACATGA
- a CDS encoding dipeptidyl aminopeptidase 1, putative, whose protein sequence is MKKLNKFITLLLISLHILYVTYVSADLPIHVEIKDLLGKWKLYRTKTSPELLTCGSTQPNNNLNNLKIKDYKQFLIDNHYPFDSELNVVLSSDFVKYGDFHDVTGNEHRKNWNVLAVYDEKKRKKIGTWTTIYDQGFEIRIGNETYTGYMHYDPTGRCAEPANDDVTNSNGETICYTTNFNKTRLGWMDIDNKNNEKLHGCFYAEKYDTTHEPNNSRSILDSSTSGTTEPVINENKTPASNQMADFDTYEPKTYIKADKLNINENSEMYWHKMKYSGHKVPLPEYMLKVQKQKFACPCNPNEDIDNERSDADPDTPVSPNMIELGNSNVETNELDLNAYEEIKKAKHTELELNEMPKNFTWGDPFNNNVREYEVVDQLSCGSCYIASQMYVFKRRIEIGLTKLLETKYNNDFDDALSLQTVLSCSIYDQGCHGGYPFLVSKMAKLHGIPLNADFPYTAKESTCPYPMNKGIPLSMMEADLINRSESVSKEIKPSFRETGASASIENSDVSDLGDPNRWYAKEYNYVGGCYGCNQCDGEKIIMNEIYRNGPVVGSIEVTPNFYEYVDGVYYDPRFPHAKKCTIDVHKDSNYVYNITGWEKVNHAIVILGWGEETINGKLYKYWICRNSWGNTWGKEGYFKLIRGINYISIENHAIYIDPDFTRGAGKVLLDKMRKK, encoded by the coding sequence atgaaaaaattaaataagtttattactttattattaatttcattgcatattttatatgtaacTTATGTTTCCGCTGATTTACCAATACATGTAGAAATTAAGGATTTGCTTGGTAAATGGAAGTTATATAGGACTAAAACATCACCTGAATTACTTACTTGTGGTTCGACACAACCTAATAACAATCTAAATAATctcaaaataaaagattacaaacaatttttaattgaCAATCATTATCCATTTGATTCAGAATTAAATGTAGTTTTATCAAGTGATTTTGTTAAATATGGCGATTTTCATGATGTAACTGGTAATGAACACAGAAAAAATTGGAACGTCTTAGCAgtatatgatgaaaaaaaaagaaaaaagattGGTACATGGACCACTATATATGACCAAGGTTTTGAAATCAGAATAGGTAATGAAACATACACCGgatatatgcattatgACCCAACTGGAAGATGTGCCGAACCTGCCAATGATGATGTCACAAATTCTAATGGAGAAACAATATGTTATACTAcgaattttaataaaacaagATTAGGATGGATGGACatagataataaaaataatgagaaATTACATGGCTGTTTTTATGCTGAAAAATACGATACTACTCATGAGCCTAATAATTCTAGAAGCATATTAGATAGCTCTACTAGTGGTACAACAGAGCCAGTAAtcaatgaaaataaaacaccCGCATCAAATCAAATGGCTGATTTTGATACATATGAACccaaaacatatattaaagCTGATAAACTTAacattaatgaaaattctGAAATGTATTGGCATAAAATGAAGTATTCTGGACATAAAGTGCCATTACCAGAATACATGCTTAAGGTccaaaaacaaaaatttgCATGCCCATGTAATCCAAATGAAGATATAGATAATGAAAGAAGTGACGCAGATCCAGATACCCCAGTTTCTCCAAATATGATAGAATTGGGTAATTCTAATGTCGAAACAAATGAACTAGATTTAAATGCatatgaagaaataaaaaaagcaaaacaTACCGAATTagaattaaatgaaatgCCCAAAAATTTTACATGGGGTGAtccatttaataataatgtaagAGAATATGAAGTAGTAGATCAATTATCATGTGGTTCATGCTATATTGCATCTCAAATGTatgtatttaaaagaaGGATTGAAATTGGTTTAACAAAACTTCTTGAAACTAAATACAATAACGATTTTGATGATGCTTTATCATTACAAACAGTTTTATCATGTTCAATTTATGACCAAGGTTGCCATGGTGGTTATCCATTCTTAGTTTCAAAAATGGCTAAATTACATGGTATACCTCTTAATGCTGATTTTCCATATACTGCTAAAGAAAGTACCTGTCCATACCCTATGAATAAAGGCATACCTTTATCAATGATGGAAGctgatttaataaatagaTCAGAAAGTGTTTCTAAAGAGATTAAACCCTCATTTAGAGAAACTGGTGCTTCAGCATCAATAGAAAATAGTGATGTATCTGATTTAGGTGATCCAAATAGATGGTATGCTAAAGAATATAACTATGTTGGTGGATGTTATGGATGTAACCAATGTGAcggagaaaaaataataatgaatgaaatatatagaaatggTCCAGTTGTAGGATCTATTGAAGTAACTCCCAACTTTTATGAATATGTTGATGGTGTTTACTATGACCCACGTTTTCCACATGCCAAAAAATGTACTATAGATGTTCATAAAGATAGCAACtatgtttataatataactGGATGGGAAAAAGTAAACCATGCTATTGTTATTTTAGGATGGGGAGAAGAAACTATAAATGGAAAACTTTACAAATACTGGATTTGCAGAAACAGCTGGGGAAATACCTGGGGTAAAGAAGGATACTTTAAATTGATCAGAGGAatcaatta
- a CDS encoding heat shock protein 101, putative, translating to MLRNIVKNYLLAIVLVLSVLKVDIAVLASNNNNQDNFLNRTINALNSGRNIAKRYGHNQLKPVHILSALIKSEYGFNLFKSNNIDLENLKEYTDAALEQTRAGAPLDNKTIVVNSDGTNEVIAEAKAIAKKYKSPKIDIEHILYGLMTDELVNEIFGEIYLTEDSIKDILKAKFEKATKNKEKKSTGLTIEQFGSNLNEKVRNGKLQGIYGRDEEIRAIIESLLRYNKNSPVLVGQPGTGKTTIVEGLAYRIEKGDVPKELQGYTIISLNFRKFTAGTSYRGEFENRMKNIIKELKNKKNKIILFVDEIHLLLGAGKAEGGVDAANLLKPVLSKGEIKLIGATTVAEYRKFIESCSAFERRFEKIIVEPPSVETAIKILRSLKSKYEKFYGISITDKALVAAVKVSDKFIKDRFLPDKAIDLLNKACSFLQVQLSGKPRIIDFTERYLERLAYEISTLEMDVDKVSKKKYSSLVEEFELKKIELKKYYEEYVSTGERLKRKKEVERKLNELKDLVQNYINSGQEPPAELQESLEETQKQFVEIYKTTVAYVEEKTHNAMNVDALYQEHVSYIYLRDSGMPLGSLSFESSKGALKLYNSLSKSIIGNEDIIKSLSDAVVKAATGMKDPEKPIGTFLFLGPTGVGKTELAKTLAIELFNSKNNLIRVNMSEFTEAHSVSKITGSPPGYVGFSDSGQLTEAVRERPHSVVLFDELEKAHPDVFKVLLQILGDGYINDNHRRNIDFSNTIIIMTSNLGAELFKKQFFFDADNSNTQEYKRLFEDLRIQLIKKCKKVFKPEFVNRIDKIGIFEPLSKKNLHQIVKLRFQKLEKRLEEKNISIGVSDRAIDYIIDQSYDPELGARPTLIFIESVIMTKFAVMYLEKELVDDMDIYVDYNKSINNIVINLSLS from the exons ATGTTACGGAATATTGTTAAAAATTACTTACTTGCCATCGTTTTGGTACTATCTGTGCTCAAGGTCGATATAGCAGTTTTAGCCtctaacaataataatcag GATAACTTTTTAAACCGAACTATAAATGCTTTAAATTCGGGAAGAAACATTGCAAAACGATATGGCCACAACCAATTAAAACCTGTGCACATTTTGAGTGCTTTAATAAAGAGCGAATATG gattcaatttatttaagtcaaataatattgacTTGGAAAACTTGAAGGAATATACAGATGCTGCCTTAGAACAAACTAGAGCCGGAGCG CCCCTTGATAACAAAACAATTGTTGTAAATTCTGATGGAACAAATGAAGTTATAGCCGAAGCTAAAGCTattgcaaaaaaatataaaagccCCAAAATTGACATagaacatatattatatggtTTAATGACTGATGAACTtgtaaatgaaatatttggtgaaatatatttgacaGAAGATTCGATTaaagatattttaaaagcaaaatttgaaaaagcaacaaaaaataaagaaaagaaatCAACTGGATTAACTATTGAACAATTTGGTTCTAATTTAAATGAGAAAGTTAGAAATGGTAAATTACAAGGAATATATGGAAGAGATGAAGAAATTCGAGCAATTATTGAATCATTGTTACGATATAATAAGAACAGTCCAGTATTAGTTGGTCAACCAGGTACTGGTAAAACTACCATTGTTGAAGGTCTTGCTTATAGAATTGAAAAAGGTGATGTTCCTAAAGAATTACAAGGATATACAATTATAAGTTTAAATTTCCGTAAATTTACAGCCGGAACATCATATAGAGGAGAATTTGAAAAtagaatgaaaaatataattaaagagttaaaaaataaaaagaacaaaatCATATTGTTTGTTGATGAAatccatttattattaggTGCTGGTAAAGCTGAAGGTGGTGTAGATGCAGccaatttattaaaaccAGTTTTATCAAAAggtgaaataaaattaattggTGCAACCACTGTTGCtgaatatagaaaatttattGAAAGTTGTTCAGCTTTTGAAAGAcgttttgaaaaaattattgttGAACCTCCATCTGTTGAAACAgcaattaaaattttaagatCATTGAAAagtaaatatgaaaaattttatggTATAAGTATTACTGATAAAGCTTTAGTTGCTGCTGTAAAAGTTTctgataaatttataaaagataGATTTTTACCAGATAAAGCTattgatttattaaataaagcaTGTTCCTTTTTACAAGTTCAATTATCCGGTAAACCAAGAATTATAGATTTTACAGAAAGATATTTAGAAAGATTAGCATATGAAATAAGTACATTAGAAATGGATGTTGATAAAgtttccaaaaaaaaatatagttcTTTAGTTGAAGaatttgaattaaaaaaaattgaattaaagaaatattatgaagAATATGTTTCAACAGGAGAAAgattaaaaagaaaaaaagaagttgaaagaaaattaaatgaattaaaagatttagtacaaaattatattaattcaGGTCAAGAACCTCCTGCTGAATTACAAGAAAGTTTAGAAGAAACTCAAAAACAATTtgtagaaatatataaaactacTGTAGCATATGTTGAAGAAAAAACTCATAATGCTATGAATGTAGATGCACTTTATCAAGAACAtgtatcatatatttatttaagaGATTCTGGTATGCCTTTAGGTTCATTATCATTTGAATCATCAAAAGGtgcattaaaattatataatagtttATCAAAATCAATTATTGGTAATGaagatattattaaatctTTAAGTGATGCTGTTGTTAAAGCTGCAACTGGTATGAAAGATCCAGAAAAACCAATCGGTACTTTTCTATTTTTGGGTCCTACTGGTGTTGGTAAAACAGAGTTAGCTAAAACATTAGCtattgaattatttaattcaaaaaataacttAATTCGTGTTAATATGTCAGAATTTACTGAAGCACATTCAGTATCTAAAATCACTGGTAGTCCACCAGGTTATGTTGGATTTAGTGACTCTGGTCAATTAACAGAAGCTGTAAGAGAAAGACCCCATTCTgttgttttatttgatgAATTAGAAAAAGCACATCCAGATGTATTTAAAGTTttattacaaattttaGGTGATGGTTATATTAATGATAATCATAGAAGAAATATCGATTTTTCaaatactattattattatgacaTCTAACTTAGGTGctgaattatttaaaaaacaatttttctTTGATGCTGATAATTCAAACACAcaagaatataaaagattATTTGAGGATCTTAGAATtcaattaattaaaaaatgtaaaaaagtTTTCAAACCTGAATTTGTTAACAGAATTGATAAAATTGGTATTTTCGAACCAttaagcaaaaaaaatctaCATCAAATTGTTAAATTACGATTCcaaaaattagaaaaacgtttagaagaaaaaaatattagtaTTGGCGTGTCAGATAGAGCTATAGATTATATTATTGATCAATCATATGACCCAGAATTAGGAGCTAGACCCACACTTATCTTTATTGAAAGTGTTATTATGACTAAATTTGCTGTTATGTATTTAGAAAAAGAATTAGTTGATgatatggatatatatgttGATTACAATAAATCAATCAACAATATTGTTATTAACCTTTCATTGTCATAa
- a CDS encoding tyrosine--tRNA ligase, putative: MKINKLLVLGLGILVCDNNVGIRCYKRSFILHCNDGNSQHINKSILKDNTCEYKIKSNALKKLYERKLINYTSDIKSIDKILYENEQENENKKSVYVGIDLNCKYLHIGSLIPLIVLEILRSYKTDVIILLGNSTTQIGDPSFQTNERKQTLNEEIYQNEKSIKESIIDYILNNDDIDSNTNFNTTNFPMRQLCGVNLNQMSFQDICKKTDLLSKDEIIYKCTGKGSLRILKNNVWYDKMNVIDFLKYGEHFGIHKLLRKDSVIKKYQNKNLTLKDLNYISLQSYDFLYLYKKYKTYIQIGGSDQWGNIQSGIEFCQNIFNQQLYGLTTNLLLYKNNIKFSKSLFHENKKLPIWINKEYTPPYLFWNFLRNIEDQKVQSYIDMLTNLNINLDEELKKSDHESSKNINISSYDNIINSAKKKMADHITNTIYGKSVVNKIHKINNIIKNNQFNEIENLQELKILPYNQININSIKQNEINITDVLKFFQIAMTNKEAKEKINQNCIYINTKLITDPKYVLNIIDFLKTKDQNYYYALLRLGKKLAYSIIAKSDEGNSSQ, translated from the coding sequence atgaaaataaacaaattgtTAGTATTAGGGTTGGGAATATTGGTATGTGATAATAATGTAGGAATACGATGTTACAAAAGAAGTTTTATTCTTCATTGTAACGATGGGAATAGTCAGCATATAAACAAAAgtattttaaaagataatacatgtgaatataaaataaaatcgaatgctttaaaaaagttatatgaaagaaaattaattaaCTATACGAgtgatataaaaagtatagataaaatattatatgaaaatgagcaggaaaatgaaaataaaaaatcagTATATGTTGGTATAGATTtaaattgtaaatatttgcATATAGGAAGTTTAATACCATTAATAGTTTTAGAAATATTACGAAGTTATAAAACGGatgttataatattactTGGGAATAGTACAACCCAAATTGGTGATCCTTCTTTTCAAACAAATGAAAGAAAACAAACAttaaatgaagaaatatatcaaaatgaaaaaagtataaaagaAAGTATAATTGATTACATTcttaataatgatgatataGATAGTAacacaaattttaatacaaCAAATTTTCCTATGAGACAATTATGTGGAGTCAACTTAAATCAAATGTCATTTCAagatatttgtaaaaaaacaGATTTACTTTCaaaagatgaaataatatataaatgtactGGGAAAGGAAGTTTAcgaattttaaaaaataatgtatggtatgataaaatgaatgtaattgattttttaaaatatgggGAACATTTTGGTattcataaattattaagaaAAGATagtgtaataaaaaaatatcaaaataaaaacttgacattaaaagatttaaattatatatctttacaatcttatgattttttatatttatataaaaagtataaaacttatatacaaataggTGGATCTGATCAATGGGGTAATATACAATCAGGTATTGAATTTtgtcaaaatatttttaatcaaCAATTATATGGATTAACAACAAATCTGCTtctatacaaaaataatattaaatttagtaaatcattatttcatgaaaataaaaaattaccTATATGGATAAACAAAGAATATACACCCCCTTATCTTTTTTGGAACTTTCTACGAAATATAGAAGATCAAAAAGTTCAATCATATATAGACATGTTAactaatttaaatataaatttagatgaagaattaaaaaaatcagaTCATGAAagttcaaaaaatataaatatctcttcatatgataatataataaattctgctaaaaaaaaaatggcaGATCATATCACAAATACCATTTATGGAAAAAGTgttgttaataaaattcataaaataaataatataattaaaaataatcagTTCAatgaaattgaaaatttacaagagttaaaaatattaccatataatcaaattaatataaattcaatcaaacaaaatgaaattaacaTTACAGATGTCTtgaaattttttcaaattgcTATGACAAATAAAGAAGccaaagaaaaaataaatcaaaattgtatatacatcaatacaaaattaataacagatcctaaatatgtattaaacATTATCgactttttaaaaactaaagatcaaaattattattatgcaCTTCTTAGActtggaaaaaaattagcCTACTCTATAATAGCTAAATCGGATGAAGGAAACTCTAGCCAATGA
- a CDS encoding peptidyl-tRNA hydrolase ICT1, putative, which translates to MLRFSKIKLLSFQIPINKIQKTTTRSSGPGGQSVNKAETKVQLRFNVDTAEWIPPNVKNNLKKIFKNKLSKTNDLIIECEETSSQMSNYKICFDKLTRILEEAENYKEKVKYTNIKEFIHLIKTDDQIKKYKDNLINQKKKRKEKKFNKRDYD; encoded by the exons atgctTAGATTtagcaaaataaaattgttatcTTTTCAAATtcctataaataaaatacaaaaaacaaCAACACGCTCATCAGGTCCAGGAGGACAAAGTGTCAACAAG GCTGAGACAAAAGTGCAACTTCGTTTTAATGTTGACACAGCAGAATGGATTCCTCCtaatgttaaaaataatttaaa GAAaatctttaaaaataaattgagCAAAACAAATGATCTTATTATAGAATGTGAAG aAACTTCTTCGCAAATGTCTaactataaaatatgcttTGATAAGTTAACAAGAATCCTTGAAGAAGCTGAA aaTTATAAAGAGAAAGTAAAGTATACCAACATCAAAgaatttattcatttaattaaaacaGACGATCAg ataaaaaaatacaaggACAATCTAATTaatcagaaaaaaaaaagaaaagaaaaaaaatttaataaacgGGATTATGATtga
- a CDS encoding dipeptidyl aminopeptidase 1, putative, protein MKKLNKTKTSPELLTCGSTQPNNNLNNLKIKDYKQFLIDNHYPFDSELNIILSTDFVKYGDFHDVTGNEHRKNWNVLAVYDETKRKKIGTWTTVYDHGFEIRIGNETYTGYMHYDSTGKCGEPTSNDYTNPNGETICYTTNFNKTRLGWIDIMNKNNEQLHGCFYAEKYDTAHESNNSRSILDSSTSGTPEPAINENKTPASNQMTYFDTYGPKTYIKADKLNINENSEMYWHKMKYSGHKVPLPEYMLKAQKQKYACPCNPNEDINNERSSAETDMIVLGYTNVETNELDLNAYEEIKKAKHTELELNEMPKNFTWGDAYNNNVREYEVLSQFDCGSCYIASQMYVFKRRIEIGLTKLLGTKYNNDFDDALSLETVLSCSIYSQGCYGGMPLLVGKMAKLQGIPLDAEFPYTGKEITCPYPVNKGIPLSMMEADLINKSESVSKEINKPSFRETSGSASIENGTTEENSNVTDLGDPNRWYVKEYNYVGGCYGCNQCDGEKIIMNEIYRNGPVAGSIEVTSEFHKYVDGIYYDPYFPHAKKCTIDVHKDSNYVYNITGWEKVNHVVAIVGWGEETIDGKLYKYWICKNSWGNTWGKEGYFKVIRGINYIGIEHHAIYIDPDFTRGAGKVLLDKLRKK, encoded by the exons atgaaaaaattaaataa GACTAAAACATCACCTGAATTACTTACTTGTGGTTCGACACAACCTAATAACAATCTAAATAATctcaaaataaaagattacaaacaatttttaattgaCAATCATTATCCATTTGATTcagaattaaatataattttatcaacTGATTTTGTTAAATATGGCGATTTTCATGATGTAACTGGTAATGAACATAGAAAAAATTGGAACGTCTTAGCAGTATATGAtgaaacaaaaagaaaaaagattGGTACATGGACCACTGTATATGACCATGGTTTTGAAATCAGAATAGGCAATGAAACATACACCGgatatatgcattatgACTCAACTGGAAAATGTGGCGAACCTACTAGTAATGATTACACAAATCCTAATGGAGAAACAATATGTTATACTAcgaattttaataaaacaagATTAGGATGGATAGAcataatgaataaaaataatgagcAGTTACATGGTTGTTTTTATGCTGAAAAATACGATACTGCTCATGAGTCTAATAATTCTAGAAGCATATTAGATAGCTCTACTAGTGGTACACCAGAACCAGCAAtcaatgaaaataaaacaccCGCATCAAATCAAATGACTTATTTTGATACATATGGGCccaaaacatatattaaagCTGATAAACTTAacattaatgaaaattctGAAATGTATTGGCATAAAATGAAGTATTCTGGACATAAAGTGCCATTACCAGAATACATGCTTAAGGCccaaaaacaaaaatatgcatgCCCATGTAATCCAAAtgaagatataaataatgaaagaaGTAGCGCAGAAACAGATATGATAGTATTGGGTTATACTAATGTCGAAACAAATGAACTAGATTTAAATGCatatgaagaaataaaaaaagcaaaacaTACCGAATTagaattaaatgaaatgCCCAAAAATTTTACATGGGGTGATGcatataacaataatgtAAGAGAATATGAAGTATTGAGTCAATTTGATTGTGGTTCATGTTATATTGCATCTCAAATGTatgtatttaaaagaagaaTTGAAATTGGTTTAACAAAACTTCTTGGAACCAAATATAATAACGATTTTGATGATGCTTTATCATTAGAAACAGTTTTATCTTGCTCAATTTATTCCCAAGGTTGCTATGGTGGTATGCCTTTATTAGTTGGGAAAATGGCAAAATTACAGGGTATACCTCTTGATGCCGAATTTCCATATACTGGTAAAGAAATTACTTGCCCATACCCTGTAAATAAAGGCATACCTTTGTCAATGATGGAAGCcgatttaataaataaatcagAAAGTGTTTCTAAAGAGATTAATAAACCCTCATTTAGAGAAACCAGTGGTTCAGCATCAATAGAAAATGGCACAACAGAAGAAAATAGTAATGTGACTGATTTAGGTGATCCCAATAGATGGTATGTCAAAGAATATAACTATGTTGGTGGATGTTATGGATGTAACCAATGTGAcggagaaaaaataataatgaatgaaatatatagaaatggTCCAGTTGCAGGATCTATTGAAGTAACTTCCGAGtttcataaatatgttgATGGTATTTACTATGATCCATATTTTCCACATGCCAAAAAATGTACTATAGATGTTCATAAAGATAGCAACtatgtttataatataactGGATGGGAAAAAGTAAACCATGTTGTTGCTATTGTAGGATGGGGAGAAGAAACTATAGATGGAAAACTTTACAAATACTGGATTTGCAAAAACAGCTGGGGAAATACCTGGGGTAAAGAAGGATACTTTAAAGTGATCAGAGGAATCAATTATATTGGTATTGAACACCATGCTATTTATATCGACCCAGATTTCACCCGTGGTGCTGGTAAAGTACTTTTAGACAAactaagaaaaaaataa
- a CDS encoding GTP-binding nuclear protein RAN/TC4, putative, with translation MDNQEFIPQYKLILVGDGGVGKTTFVKRHLTGEFEKKYIPTLGVEVHPLKFQTNFGKTQFNVWDTAGQEKFGGLRDGYYIKSDCAIIMFDVSSRITYKNVPNWYRDITRVCETIPMVLVGNKVDVKDRQVKSRQIQFHRKRNLQYYDLSARSNYNFEKPFLWLARRLSNQPNLVFVGEHAKAPEFQIDLNIVREAEKELEQAAAVAIDEEDIEN, from the exons ATGGATAATCAAGAATTTATTCCACAATATAAACTTATTTTAGTTGGTGATGGTGGTGTTGGAAAAACTACTTTTGTCAAGAGACATTTGACAGGAGAATTCGagaagaaatatattc CAACTCTTGGTGTGGAAGTACATCCTTTAAAATTTCAAACCAACTTTGGAAAAACTCAATTTAACGTTTGGGATACAGCAGGTCAAGAAAAATTTGGAGGATTAAGAGAtggatattatataaaaagtgaCTGTGCAATAATTATGTTTGATGTATCATCACGTATTACTTACAAAAATGTCCCTAACTGGTATAGAGATATAACAAGGGTTTGTGAAACAATCCCTATGGTTTTGGTTGGAAATAAAGTTGATGTTAAAGATAGGCAAGTCAAATCAAGACAAATTCAATTCCatagaaaaagaaatttacAATATTATGATTTATCAGCTAGATCAAactataattttgaaaaaccATTTTTATGGCTAGCTAGAAGACTATCAAATCAACCAAACCTTGTTTTTGTCGGGGAACATGCTAAAGCACCTGAATTCCAAATTGATCTAAATATTGTACGAGAAGCTGAGAAAGAATTAGAACAAGCTGCAGCAGTAGCTATTGATGAAGAAGATATTGAAAATTGA